The Candidatus Brocadiaceae bacterium genome includes a region encoding these proteins:
- a CDS encoding thymidylate kinase: protein MNGQTHAGRMVVFCGIDGSGKATQTRLLAERAEAAGRRVHTISFPRYGQGLFANLIESYLRGDFAPRAADVDPRLAALPYAMDRWQAAPQLRRWLAEDALVICNRYTAANMAHQGAKLPRAEDRAAFYRWVADLEYDALGLPRPDAQILLDLPPGVAAGLVRGRDRQAGQTVQGDIHEADAGYLQATARAYAEVAAGTPGPWLAVQCVRDGRLLSPDLIAEHVRASLLRAVPGIL, encoded by the coding sequence ATGAACGGGCAGACGCACGCAGGCCGCATGGTCGTGTTCTGCGGCATCGACGGCAGCGGCAAGGCGACGCAGACGCGCCTCCTGGCCGAGCGGGCGGAGGCGGCGGGCCGCCGCGTGCACACGATCTCCTTCCCGCGCTACGGGCAGGGGCTGTTCGCCAACCTGATCGAGAGCTACCTGCGCGGCGACTTTGCACCCCGCGCGGCCGACGTGGACCCGCGCCTGGCCGCCCTGCCCTACGCCATGGACCGCTGGCAGGCGGCCCCGCAACTGCGCCGGTGGCTGGCCGAGGACGCGCTCGTCATCTGCAACCGCTACACGGCCGCCAACATGGCCCACCAGGGCGCCAAGCTGCCCCGCGCCGAAGACCGTGCGGCCTTCTACCGCTGGGTGGCCGACCTCGAATACGACGCGCTCGGCCTGCCGCGCCCCGACGCCCAGATACTGCTGGACCTGCCCCCGGGCGTCGCCGCCGGGCTCGTGCGCGGGCGCGACCGGCAGGCCGGCCAGACCGTCCAGGGCGACATCCACGAGGCGGACGCAGGGTACCTCCAGGCGACAGCCCGCGCATACGCCGAGGTGGCCGCCGGCACGCCGGGCCCGTGGCTTGCCGTCCAATGCGTCCGCGACGGCCGGCTGCTGAGCCCCGATCTCATCGCCGAACACGTCCGGGCTTCCCTGCTCCGGGCGGTGCCGGGTATACTATAG
- a CDS encoding amidohydrolase: MAGSTDLRKRLLAEVMRIRAVDVHSHVPAAQPHARTLRDLLGYHYYTELAHSAGMPRDALAPERPDGQVIPEMVRALAAIDNTVQYGWLIELARQLFGFPDRRLTEANWEGLARSVAAAAERPGRAAEIMEQSNLERVFLTNEVDEDLSAIDGRLFVPSLRVDGLVLKLHEPEVRAALERGSGVAVGDAAGLHRALGAVMDRFRAAGARSVSMSLPPEFRMVESTPEGFERALGAALRGEPGEAARERVLRSGMMRALSGLCRDFGFPFQIMYGVERMAYPAGVPAGTDLPRAGDTLRGLLPLMNEFPGVTYCLSVLTDSQAQELAAYGWIVQNVVLSGHWWYLNVPAYMARNLAGRLQCVPKTKLIGYYSDMYKLEFGLAKFDMYRRVLAGVLAADFVEAGLGTEEDAVRIAHLLLRENPKRIFSL, from the coding sequence CCGCACGCTGCGCGACCTGCTGGGCTACCACTACTACACCGAGCTGGCCCACAGCGCCGGGATGCCGCGCGACGCCCTGGCGCCCGAACGGCCCGACGGGCAGGTGATCCCCGAGATGGTGCGCGCCCTGGCCGCCATCGACAACACGGTCCAGTACGGCTGGCTGATCGAGCTGGCCCGGCAGTTGTTCGGCTTCCCGGACCGCCGCCTCACCGAGGCCAACTGGGAGGGCCTGGCCCGGTCTGTGGCCGCCGCCGCCGAGCGGCCCGGGCGGGCCGCCGAGATCATGGAGCAGTCGAACCTGGAGCGCGTCTTCCTGACCAACGAGGTGGACGAGGACCTGAGCGCCATCGACGGCCGCCTCTTCGTGCCCTCGCTCCGCGTCGACGGGCTGGTGCTGAAGCTGCACGAGCCGGAAGTGCGCGCGGCGCTCGAACGGGGCAGCGGCGTGGCCGTCGGGGACGCCGCCGGCCTGCACCGGGCGCTCGGGGCCGTGATGGACCGGTTCCGGGCGGCCGGCGCGCGCAGCGTCTCCATGTCGCTGCCGCCCGAGTTCCGGATGGTGGAGAGCACGCCGGAGGGGTTCGAGCGCGCCCTGGGCGCCGCCCTGCGCGGCGAGCCGGGCGAGGCGGCCCGGGAACGCGTGCTGCGCTCGGGGATGATGCGGGCGCTCTCCGGGCTGTGCCGGGACTTCGGGTTCCCGTTCCAGATCATGTACGGCGTCGAGCGCATGGCCTATCCGGCGGGCGTGCCGGCCGGCACGGACCTGCCGCGGGCGGGCGACACGCTGCGGGGGCTCCTGCCGCTGATGAACGAGTTCCCGGGCGTAACCTACTGCCTCTCGGTCCTGACCGACAGCCAGGCGCAGGAGCTGGCCGCCTACGGCTGGATCGTGCAGAACGTGGTGCTCAGCGGCCACTGGTGGTACCTGAACGTGCCGGCCTACATGGCGCGCAACCTGGCGGGGCGGCTCCAGTGCGTGCCCAAGACGAAGCTGATCGGCTACTACAGCGACATGTACAAGCTGGAGTTCGGCCTGGCCAAGTTCGACATGTACCGCCGCGTGCTGGCGGGCGTGCTGGCCGCAGACTTCGTCGAGGCCGGCCTGGGCACCGAGGAGGACGCCGTGCGGATCGCGCACCTGCTGCTGCGCGAGAACCCGAAGCGCATCTTCAGCCTGTGA